DNA sequence from the Pedobacter sp. W3I1 genome:
CAGGCTTTAAGGTTTCGATGTTAACACTGGTTGGTAAAAACGCAGCATTATAATTGGCATTACCTGCACCATCTGAAACCATTGGGCGATTATTTGCCTGTTCTAAAATGTAGTTGAAACGTGCATCAATCACCAAATTTTTAATGGGATCGAAAGTGCCCGATAAGGTAAAATTTTGTCTGTTTAAGCCAGAATTAGGTACAACCGACCTGTTGGTTAAATCGCTTGCCGATAAGCGCATTACACCACCAGTAAAAGATTTGTTTAATGCCAGGGTATTGGTAAAGGTTCCCCCTGTTCTATAAAAATCTTCTATATTATTTTCCTGGGCTGAATAGGGTCTGCTTACCCCATCAAATTGAACCACATTAGATCCATCTAATTTTGCGCCCCAGCTCGAACCGCCCACTTGCGCGGCTGCTGTTGCATCAGTGGGCTTTACACCATTGGCGCCCTGACCATAAACATATTGCCAGTTGGTCCTATCCATTACCTGCTCGGCAACATAATTACTGCTAAATTCGATGCTATTCCCTTTCCCACTTTTTGTGGTGATCAGGATTACACCTGCTTTAGCTCTGTTACCATAAAGGGCCGAAGCTGCTGCTCCCTTCAATACCGAAATACTTTCAATATCATCTGGGTTTAAGTTACTTATCGCATCGCCCAAATCCGGAGCATTATCGTATTGCCCACCATTATTACCAATGCCAATAACACTATTAAAGCCAACAGGAGCGCTTTCCATCGGAATACCATTTACAACATAAAGTGGTTGACTTGATGGCCCCATGCTCGAAACGCCACGGATAGTAACGTTTGTGGCAGCCCCAGCACCACCCGAAGTACCTGCAATATCTAGACCTGCCACTTTACCTACCAAAGAGTTGGTAATGTTATTTTCGCGTGCCTGTGTTAAGGTTTCGCCCCCAATCTGCGTAACCGAATAGCCTAAAGCTCTTCTTTCTTTTTTAATACCTAAAGCAGTAACCACCACATCGGTAAGTTGCTTGGTATCTTCTGATAATACGATCGAGATACTGGTTTGCGATCCAATTGAAATTTCTTTCGTCTGAAAACCTGCATAAGAAACCACTAAAACGGCATTTTCAGGCGCATTTAAGGCGAATTCACCATTCACATCGGTTGAAGTGCCTATGCCTGTTCCTTTAACCCTAACGGTTGCTCCGGGCAAAGCACCTCCAAGTGCATCCTTCACCGTTCCAGAAATTGGGACTTCTTTATTTTTGCTAATGACAATTAAACCGCCATCAGAAACAGAATATTTCAAGTTGGTTCTGTTTAAAATGGCTGCCAATACATCAGTAACCAAAGTATTGGTTACGGTAATGCTTACATCCTTGTTTACCGGAACGTAAGAAGAGCTGTAAACAAAATGGTAACTGCTTTGCTGCTCAATAATCTGTAATACCCTGGCTAGCTTTGTTTTCTTAACATCTAAAGAAATTTTTTCCTGGGAAAAAACCGATGCCGAAACATTAAGACAGGTAATGAAAACCATAATACAGGCTAGTTTCATTAGCATAATGAATTTTAGAAGCGCTTTATATTTTGGGCGCCCTTGCAGTAAGTAATAATAAATCATATTTTTGTTTTTTTGGTTGCATAAAGTTCTTGGCAGCAATCTGTTTGCGCATAAACTGCCATTAATTAATCAAAAGAGAAATTGTTAAGGGCGGTGCTCCAACACCGTCCTTTTTTCTTCCTATTTCGAGATGGTTACCTGTTTTCCTTTTATCTCATATTTAAAATTATTTTCGGTTGCTTGTAAAGCATGTAAAACTTCTTCAATACTTTCGTTTGTTATGGTTGCCGTAAAACGGTATTTTTCAATTGAAGGATCTGTAAATTTGATTTCTACGTTATACCATTTTTCTAAAACATTCTTAATCTCATCAAAATCCTGATCATATATTTCAATCCGGTTCTGTGTCCAGGCAGTTTCTACAATGGTGCTGTCTTTAATTTTGGTGTAATGATTAATGGTAATTTCGGGCTGTAAAGCTGTAGGTTTAAGCAATTTGCTTTTTTGTTGCGATGCAACACTCTTGTAAAAAGTAACTTTCTGACTTGGTTTTAAAGTAATGGTTCCGCCATTTCCATTTACAGCTTCCATGGTGATTAGGCCACGGATTAAAGTCGCTTCTGATGTTGTTTCATCTGGATAAGCTTTTACATTAAAAGCAGTACCCAGTACATTGATGTTAAAATCGGTTGTATGCACTTTAAAAGGTTTATTTTTGTCGTGAGCTACATCAAAAAAAGCCTCGCCGGTTAAGGTCACTTCCCTACTTTGATCGTTAAAGCCTTTGGTAACCGATAAAGAACTTTTGGCGTTTAAGAGTACCGATGTTCCATCCTGAAGTTTAATTTTTTTACGTTCGCCACTTTTTGTAGTAAAAGTATAAACCTCTTGCACAACGTTTTTGGTATGGCTATCATTAAAATAGGTATTATAAACCAACACCGAACCCAACACTAAAACTAATGCTGCTGCAATTTTAAGCCATAAATAACGGTTAAGTTTAACTACTTTTGCTTCCGGAAACATCGTTTCTTTCAAACTTTCAGTCTGCTTATTTAATGGGCGTTTATTCCCGCTCAATATCACGTAAAGTTTTTTTGCTTCTGCAATTACTGCAGCCTGCTCTGGGTGGGCATTAATGTATTTCTCCCAATATTCAATGCAAAGCTTATCGGTTCCAGCGCAATACTGCTGAAAAGTACTATCGACAAGAAAATCTTCTGCATTAAATTTACTTCTATCAACCATTCTAATTTGCCTTTTATATATCAGTGCCCAAAAACTTTACTTTTTCCTAAGGAAATTTTAACTTTTTTTTAATAAGGCGAAATATGTGCACTGAAAGTGGATTAAATAAAGAAATTAAATTTGTAGGAATGCTGTTTCTAAAGTTTATAAAGAGTCGGGCAGATCTTTTTATTGTTTAAATATCTTAAGTTTTTGGAAAGCAAGTGCAGAAGCAATGGGGAGAGATCGTCCTGCCATCCGCTTTATCCCGATAAAAACCTGTGAAACAAGCAAGCACACCATAAAAGGCAAAAAAAATAGTGCTTAAATCAGGATGCTCGCTACTGTCAGGTTTAAGTGGCACGGCCTGCTTTACTATTTAGGGCTGCAGAGTGCAAAACGGTTAAACCGCCAAGGATCACATGCCCATTATTCCTAAACCCGGTAGTAACGGAAATCCTTTTTATTGCTTAAAACAATATTTAACTATACGTTTATCTGCAATAAAAAGATTGGAGTGCATAACGGGGCTACAGCACCTACGGAGACTGGAATGTTCGTTTTCACATTACGCCTAAATAATCTAGATAACTAGTCAATTTTTGGAAAGCAGTTACAGTAATATTTAGGGAATAATAGTCCTGCCATTCGCTTTATCCCGATGAAAACCTGTGAAACAAGCAAGCACACCATAAAAGGCAAAAAAAATAGAGCTTAAATCGGGATGCCCGCTACTGTCAGGTTTAGGTGGCACAGGCTGTTTTACTATTGAGGGTTGCAGGGCGCAAAACAGGTATTATGAGCACAAGCCCTTTATTCCTAAACCCGGTAGTAACGGAAATCCTTTTTATTGCTTAAAACAATATTTAACTATACGTTTATCTGCAATAAAAAGATTGGAGTGCATAACGGGGCTACAGCACCTACGGAGACTGGAATGTTCGTTTTCACATTACGCCTAAATAATCTGGATCCAAGTCAATTTTTGGAAAGCAGTGACAGTAATATTTAGGGAACAATAGTCCTGCCATTCGCTTTATCCCGATGAAAAAAATCGGGATGCCCGCTACTGTCAGGTTTAGGTGGCGCAGCTTATTTTACTATTGGGGGTTGCAGGGTGCAAAATAGGTATTAAAAGTACAAGCCTTTTATCCTTAAACCCGGTAGTAACGGAAGTCCTTTTTATTGCTTAAAACAATATTCAACTATAACGTTTATCTGCAATAAAAAGATTGGAGTGCATAACGGGACTACAGCACCTACGAAGACTGG
Encoded proteins:
- a CDS encoding FecR family protein, translated to MVDRSKFNAEDFLVDSTFQQYCAGTDKLCIEYWEKYINAHPEQAAVIAEAKKLYVILSGNKRPLNKQTESLKETMFPEAKVVKLNRYLWLKIAAALVLVLGSVLVYNTYFNDSHTKNVVQEVYTFTTKSGERKKIKLQDGTSVLLNAKSSLSVTKGFNDQSREVTLTGEAFFDVAHDKNKPFKVHTTDFNINVLGTAFNVKAYPDETTSEATLIRGLITMEAVNGNGGTITLKPSQKVTFYKSVASQQKSKLLKPTALQPEITINHYTKIKDSTIVETAWTQNRIEIYDQDFDEIKNVLEKWYNVEIKFTDPSIEKYRFTATITNESIEEVLHALQATENNFKYEIKGKQVTISK